In the genome of Marinibacterium anthonyi, the window ATGAAACATACTGGTTGGCGCAAGCCGACACCGGGTCTTGTTGCGGCACAAACGCATGCACAAGCCGGTGAAGGACTGGGTGTACCCAAAGGTCAGGCGATCGTCGCCGTCAAACGCGTCGGGCCATATATCGGGCTGAAGCCCGCGGACCTGGTGATGCTGGACATCCTGGGCGCATACACACGCCCGCAGGACTGGGACGCCGGACGACGCCCGGTGGTCTGGGCCTCGAATACCTGCCTGATGGAACGGACCGGGTTTTCCCTGTCGACCGTCAAACGGCACACCAGGCGACTGGCAGAAGCCGGGGTCATCACCTTTGCCGACAGTCCCAATGGCAAGCGCTGGGGCTACAGGGACGGCGACGGGCACATCGTCGAGGCCTACGGGTTCGACCTGTCGCCCATGGCCGCCCGCGCGCAGGAGTTCATGGCCCTGCACGCCGAGATGGAGGCACAGAGGGATCTATGCCGACGTCTGCGGCGTCAGATCACCATTGCCCGCCGTACCATCCGGGCGGCGCTCGACACGACAGTGGGTGCGGCTGAAGACGACGTGCAGAACCAGTATGACGCCCTGATCCAGGACCTGCCCGGACGGACGGCGCCCGCCTCGCGGCTGGAACAGATCTTGCACGCGTTCAACGACCTGCGGGACAAGGTCCTTGGCGTCATCGGCGCGGCAGGGCAGGCCGCGCACAACTCGCGGACAAGCCATGAAAAAGCATCGGAATTGACCCCCAGAGAGGCCGAAACTGACACCCACATACAGGTTACAAATGACTCTCAATCAGTAAAAGAAAGCGGCTGTGCACAAACGGCTGAACACCAACCCGACCGACAGGCAACGGCACTGTCCTTGAACACCATACTGGCCGCCAGTCCGGAATTCACCTCGTGGTGCGAACATGTCGGCCGACCGCCAGAGTCATGGCCGGATCTGCTGAGAGCAGTGACAGATCTGGGACCCATGATCGGGATCAAGCAGACGCTGTGGAGCAAGACAGAAACACTCCTGGGCCAAAAGAAAGCCCTGGCAGCGCTGGTGCTTGTCTTCGAGAAGTATTGCCGGGGCGAAATCAGATCGCCGGGCGGCTACCTGCAGGGCATGATCCGCAAGGCCGGGGCAGGGGCCCTGAACCTGGATCGAAGCTATCATGGCCGACTGGTTCTCATGAATGCGTGAATGCTGCCCACGCCGGGCCTTCCGTCACGAAGCGAAATTATCGGACGCAATTCGCCCCGACACTCGACGGCGCTTTGCAGTGGAAAATAGCGACCCAAGCGCCGTCGTCGACATGCCCCGGCCAAATCCGTCCTCAGACCGGCCCCGACAATTCGGGGCGGGGACCCCGAACCGCGAGCGTGTCAATCCAGGCACGGACCAGCCGGTCGGAAACGATGGCGATCACGGCGATCCCGATCCCGGCCAGCAGCCCCTGTCCGGCCAAAGCCTTCGACAGCGCCACATAAACTTCCTGTCCCAGACCCTGGGTGCCCACCAGCGCGGCGATGGCCAACATCGCCAGGGCGAACATGATCGTCTGGTTGATCCCCAACGCCAGCACAGGCGGGGCCAGGGGCACGCGCACGTGGACCAGTTCCTGCCAGCGGGAGCAGCCCATCTGCCTGGCCGCCTCGACCACGTTGGGATCGACCCCGCGCAGCCCTTGTTCGGTATAGCGCATCGCCGGAACGATGGCGTAGATGATGATCGCCAGCAGGGCCGTGAACTCGCCCACCTGGAAGAACATCAGGAACGGGATCAGCAGCACGAATTGCGGCATCGTCTGCAACGTGTCCGCCAGCCCGCGCACCGCCTGGCTCAGTCCGTCGTAGCGGAAGGCGGCCAGCCCGATCAGCAGGCCAAGCCCCAGCGTGTTCAGCGCCTCGGTCCAGTAGCCCAGCACCACGTCGATCAGGCTGTCCAGCGGCAGGTGCAGGGCCGCTGGCGGGGTCTTCAGGCCCGGCAGCTTCACCGCCAGAACCGACGCCAGGGCCGCCATGACCAGCGCCACGTCCCAGATCAGGACGCCGGGGCGGGACGAGCGCGGTCCGTCCGGTCCATGGCCAGCGTCATGCCCGCGCGCCCCGCGTGATGTCCTGCCCCACACCTTGTCCGGGCCGCCCGCCATGCAGGGCGGCGGCAAGGCCCGTCGCGGTGATCCGGCCCAGCGGACCCCGGCGACCGTCGACATTGACCGGTCCGGCGGCCAGGTTGAACCGGCTCAGCACGTCTTCCAGCGATGTGCCGGCGGCGACGGATGGCGCGCTTTCGGCATGTCCGGCCTCCATCACGTGGGCGGCCGACAGCACCCGCGTGACCGGCACGTCCGCGGTGAATTCGGCCACGTAATCGTCCGCCGGGTTCAGCACCAGGTCGGTCAGGGTGCCGATCTGCACGACCTGCCCGTCCTTCATGATGGCGATGCGGTCGGCGATCTTCCACGGCGCTTGCATGATCATGCAAGCGGGGTCGAGACCATCAGCTTCGAGACCTGGGGCGAAGTCGGCCCCGACGAATTCATGCGCTGGATGCAGCAGGTGGTGGTGACACGGGGGCGGTCTCTGTTGCGGCCCGAGGCAAAGCCGCATGGTGCTGATCGGCCGCGACCTGGGCGCCGAGGCGTTGCGGAAAGGGTGGGAAAGCTGCCTGCGGCGGTGAACCGAACGGCGGCGGTCGCGTTGACACCACGGCTGGCGGTCGTTGCCCAACCGCGCTACCACCGGCCAGGACATTGACGGCGCTGTCCCGCACGCCCGGATCGCCGCCGCAACCAGGAGACGCCCCGATGACCACCCGCAACCTGATCGCCATCCTGCGCGGCATCACGCCGCCCGAAGCCGAGGACATCGCCGGAACCCTTGTCGAATCCGGCATCACCCGGATCGAGGTGCCGCTGAATTCGCCCGAGCCGTTCGACAGCATCGCCACCATGATCCGCCTGTTCGGCGCCCGCGCCCAGATCGGCGCCGGCACGGTTCTTGACGTCGCGGATGTCGACCGGCTGGCCGGGCTTGGCGCGACGCTGGTCGTGTCGCCCAATTGCGATCCCGATGTCATCCGCGCCACCCGCGCCGCCGGGATGGAAAGCTGGCCCGGGGTTTTTTCGCCCACCGAATGCTTTGCCGCGCTGAAGGCGGGGGCGACCGGGCTCAAGATCTTCCCGGCCTCGCTGATGGGGCCCGCGGGCATCAAGGCGATCGGCGCGGTGCTTCCCATCGGCACCGAAGTCTTTGCGGTGGGCGGTGTCGATGCGCCCGATTTCGCGGGCTACGCCGCGGCGGGGATCACCGGGTTCGGGTTGGGATCGTCGCTGTACAAGCCGGGCAAGGCCGTGTCCGACGTACGCGAGGCCGCGCTGGCGGCTGTCGCGGCCTATGACGCGCTGGCGGTGGGTTAACGCAGCGCGTAGCTCAGCAGCACGGCGCTGGTCCAGGTGATCAGGATGCCGGCCAGAACCTGGATCGCGGGGATCGCCAGCACCGCCACCCGCGACCGGTCGGCCGAGGCAAAGGCCGCGCCGCGTGCGGCGATGCTGGACACGGCGACCAGGCCGGTCAGCGCCGCCGTGCCCATCCCCATGACCACGACCGCCACCGCGCCGGCCAGCCGGATATGCATCTGCCAGGCGATCACCAGCAGGAAGATCGCACCGGTGCAGGGCCGCATGGCGATGCTGAGGATCAGCGCGGCGGTCTCGCGCAGCGATCCCAGCGCCGCGACCTCTTGGACCGATGGGCCGTGGGAATGGCCGCAGCA includes:
- the dgoA gene encoding 2-dehydro-3-deoxy-6-phosphogalactonate aldolase gives rise to the protein MTTRNLIAILRGITPPEAEDIAGTLVESGITRIEVPLNSPEPFDSIATMIRLFGARAQIGAGTVLDVADVDRLAGLGATLVVSPNCDPDVIRATRAAGMESWPGVFSPTECFAALKAGATGLKIFPASLMGPAGIKAIGAVLPIGTEVFAVGGVDAPDFAGYAAAGITGFGLGSSLYKPGKAVSDVREAALAAVAAYDALAVG
- the opuAA gene encoding Glycine betaine transport ATP-binding protein OpuAA, coding for MIMQAPWKIADRIAIMKDGQVVQIGTLTDLVLNPADDYVAEFTADVPVTRVLSAAHVMEAGHAESAPSVAAGTSLEDVLSRFNLAAGPVNVDGRRGPLGRITATGLAAALHGGRPGQGVGQDITRGARA
- the opuAB_2 gene encoding Glycine betaine transport system permease protein OpuAB; the protein is MAGGPDKVWGRTSRGARGHDAGHGPDGPRSSRPGVLIWDVALVMAALASVLAVKLPGLKTPPAALHLPLDSLIDVVLGYWTEALNTLGLGLLIGLAAFRYDGLSQAVRGLADTLQTMPQFVLLIPFLMFFQVGEFTALLAIIIYAIVPAMRYTEQGLRGVDPNVVEAARQMGCSRWQELVHVRVPLAPPVLALGINQTIMFALAMLAIAALVGTQGLGQEVYVALSKALAGQGLLAGIGIAVIAIVSDRLVRAWIDTLAVRGPRPELSGPV
- the repC9a gene encoding Plasmid replication initiation protein RepC9a, with translation MKHTGWRKPTPGLVAAQTHAQAGEGLGVPKGQAIVAVKRVGPYIGLKPADLVMLDILGAYTRPQDWDAGRRPVVWASNTCLMERTGFSLSTVKRHTRRLAEAGVITFADSPNGKRWGYRDGDGHIVEAYGFDLSPMAARAQEFMALHAEMEAQRDLCRRLRRQITIARRTIRAALDTTVGAAEDDVQNQYDALIQDLPGRTAPASRLEQILHAFNDLRDKVLGVIGAAGQAAHNSRTSHEKASELTPREAETDTHIQVTNDSQSVKESGCAQTAEHQPDRQATALSLNTILAASPEFTSWCEHVGRPPESWPDLLRAVTDLGPMIGIKQTLWSKTETLLGQKKALAALVLVFEKYCRGEIRSPGGYLQGMIRKAGAGALNLDRSYHGRLVLMNA